One window of the Anaeromyxobacter dehalogenans 2CP-C genome contains the following:
- the treZ gene encoding malto-oligosyltrehalose trehalohydrolase produces MRIDAPPGQPAPTVARRRLAAGAEVVDEGVHFRVWAPARSRVEVRIEGAREAGHPLAPEPGGWHAGLVPGLRDGARYRYRLDGGGAYPDPASRFQPEGPHGPSQVVDPSRFRWTDAGWRGLRPRGQVLYELHVGTFTPEGTWAAAERELLALAELGVTAVEVLPVAEFPGRFGWGYDGVDLFAPTRLYGPPDDLRRFVDRAHALGLGVLLDVVYNHLGPDGCYLREFAPGWFSTRYHGEWGDPLNFDGEDVGPVRELVGDSAAAWISEYHLDGLRLDATQGMFDASEEHVVALVARRARAAAAAAGRTILVVAESEPQDAALLRPRAEGGMGLDLAWNDDLHHSAVVAATGRRGAYYHDHRGAPQELVSAAKRGYLFQGQRYAWQGKRRGRTTRGLPPRAFVAYLENHDQVANHPRGERLRALTSPGRHRALTALLLLGPWTPLLFQGAEFGSTRPFLYFADHGGELGHRVREGRGAFLRQFPAVAGPDMRDALPDPADPETFARCRLDPGERAAGRELRALHRDLLELRRRTPAPGDGEAELDGAVLAPEALCLRWLADGAGDRLLLVNLGPDLEADSLPEPLVAPPDGRAWRVALSTEDPRYGGAGTPALDDAAGWTVPAHAALLLEPAPEGAA; encoded by the coding sequence GTGAGGATCGACGCGCCGCCGGGGCAGCCGGCACCGACCGTCGCGCGGCGCCGGCTCGCCGCCGGGGCCGAGGTGGTGGACGAGGGGGTGCACTTCCGCGTCTGGGCGCCGGCCCGTTCGCGCGTGGAGGTGCGGATCGAGGGCGCGCGCGAGGCCGGCCACCCGCTAGCGCCGGAGCCCGGCGGGTGGCACGCGGGGCTGGTGCCGGGCCTGCGCGACGGGGCGCGCTACCGCTACCGGCTCGACGGCGGGGGCGCCTACCCGGACCCCGCCTCGCGCTTCCAGCCGGAGGGGCCGCACGGGCCCTCCCAGGTGGTGGATCCCTCGCGCTTCCGCTGGACGGACGCGGGCTGGCGCGGGCTCCGGCCGCGCGGGCAGGTGCTCTACGAGCTGCACGTCGGGACGTTCACGCCGGAGGGGACCTGGGCCGCGGCGGAGCGCGAGCTGCTGGCGCTCGCCGAGCTGGGCGTCACCGCCGTGGAGGTCCTGCCGGTCGCGGAGTTCCCGGGCCGGTTCGGCTGGGGCTACGACGGCGTGGACCTGTTCGCGCCCACGCGGCTCTACGGCCCGCCCGACGACCTCCGGCGCTTCGTGGACCGCGCGCACGCGCTCGGGCTCGGGGTGCTGCTCGACGTGGTCTACAACCACCTCGGGCCGGACGGCTGCTACCTGCGGGAGTTCGCGCCGGGCTGGTTCTCCACGCGCTACCACGGCGAGTGGGGCGACCCGCTGAACTTCGACGGCGAGGACGTCGGGCCGGTGCGCGAGCTGGTCGGCGACAGCGCCGCGGCCTGGATCTCCGAGTACCACCTCGACGGCCTTCGCCTCGACGCGACGCAGGGGATGTTCGACGCGTCGGAGGAGCACGTGGTCGCGCTGGTCGCGCGGCGCGCGCGGGCGGCGGCGGCCGCCGCGGGCCGGACCATCCTGGTGGTCGCGGAGAGCGAGCCGCAGGACGCCGCGCTGCTCCGCCCGCGGGCCGAGGGCGGCATGGGGCTCGACCTCGCCTGGAACGACGACCTGCACCACTCGGCGGTGGTCGCGGCCACCGGCCGGCGCGGCGCGTACTACCACGACCACCGCGGCGCGCCGCAGGAGCTCGTCTCGGCGGCGAAGCGCGGCTACCTGTTCCAGGGGCAGCGCTACGCCTGGCAGGGCAAGCGCCGCGGCCGCACCACCCGCGGCCTGCCCCCGCGCGCCTTCGTCGCCTACCTGGAGAACCACGATCAGGTGGCGAACCACCCGCGCGGCGAGCGGCTGCGCGCGCTCACCAGCCCCGGGCGCCACCGCGCCCTCACCGCGCTGCTGCTGCTCGGGCCGTGGACGCCGCTCCTGTTCCAGGGCGCCGAGTTCGGCTCGACGCGGCCGTTCCTCTACTTCGCCGACCACGGGGGCGAGCTCGGGCACCGCGTGCGCGAGGGGCGCGGCGCGTTCCTGCGCCAGTTCCCGGCCGTCGCCGGGCCGGACATGCGCGACGCGCTCCCGGATCCGGCCGACCCGGAGACGTTCGCCCGCTGCCGCCTCGATCCCGGCGAGCGCGCCGCCGGGCGCGAGCTCCGCGCGCTGCACCGGGACCTGCTGGAGCTGCGCCGCCGCACGCCGGCGCCCGGCGACGGCGAGGCGGAGCTGGACGGCGCGGTGCTCGCCCCGGAGGCGCTCTGCCTGCGCTGGCTCGCGGACGGCGCGGGCGACCGGCTGCTCCTCGTGAACCTGGGTCCGGACCTCGAGGCCGACAGCCTGCCCGAGCCGCTCGTCGCGCCGCCCGACGGGCGCGCCTGGCGCGTCGCGCTCTCGACCGAGGACCCGCGCTACGGCGGCGCCGGGACGCCGGCGCTGGACGACGCGGCCGGGTGGACGGTGCCGGCGCACGCCGCGCTCCTGCTCGAGCCGGCGCCGGAGGGCGCGGCATGA
- a CDS encoding cache domain-containing protein: protein MLHALANLSISTRLRLVLFAGAAGLFLLSWQSVRVLEARMLAERQAKVRALVEAAHGLVEHQGARAARGEISADEARRAALEALRALRYDGSEYFWVNDLEPRMVMHPTNPQLDGQDLSGYRDPNGKLLFQEFVRTVRARGSGFVDYLWPKPGSTVPVPKISFVTQYQPWGWVVGSGLYVDDLDAAVRQEALRVLGTGALIVAVILGGAALVARGVRRSLARAVRAAGAVASGDLTVRIPDAARDEPGRVLDALSGMADRLSAVVGEVRGASEAIASAAEETRTVAGALAEASSGQASDVARSSEAVRELVTEIDGAAAEARATDQLARRAAGDAGEGAQAVRETALAMRAIAEKIGVVGEIAYQTNLLALNSAIEAARAGVHGRGFAVVATEVRRLAERSRVAAQEIGELAGGSVAAADRAAELIARALPSIGATSERVQRITEAAGRQHQAARAIGEVLHGLAGASERQAAASEELAGSAAALSDNAEELARTVGWFRVPGGSGEIAPAPACVEPPRPAGRQAA, encoded by the coding sequence ATGCTGCACGCACTCGCCAACCTGTCGATCTCCACCCGCCTTCGCCTGGTGCTGTTCGCCGGCGCCGCCGGCCTGTTCCTGCTCTCGTGGCAGTCGGTCCGCGTGCTGGAGGCGCGCATGCTCGCCGAGCGCCAGGCCAAGGTCCGGGCGCTGGTGGAGGCGGCGCACGGGCTCGTCGAGCACCAGGGCGCCCGCGCCGCCCGCGGGGAGATCTCCGCCGACGAGGCGCGGCGCGCGGCGCTCGAGGCGCTCCGCGCGCTCCGCTACGACGGCTCCGAGTACTTCTGGGTGAACGACCTCGAGCCGCGGATGGTCATGCACCCGACCAACCCGCAGCTCGACGGGCAGGACCTGTCCGGCTACCGCGACCCGAACGGCAAGCTGCTTTTCCAGGAGTTCGTCCGCACGGTGCGCGCGCGCGGCAGCGGCTTCGTGGACTACCTGTGGCCGAAGCCGGGCAGCACCGTGCCGGTGCCGAAGATCTCCTTCGTGACGCAGTACCAGCCGTGGGGCTGGGTGGTCGGCTCCGGGCTGTACGTGGACGACCTCGACGCGGCGGTCCGCCAGGAGGCGCTCCGCGTCCTCGGCACCGGCGCGCTCATCGTCGCGGTGATCCTGGGCGGCGCGGCGCTGGTGGCGCGCGGCGTCCGGCGCTCGCTGGCGCGCGCGGTGCGCGCCGCCGGCGCGGTGGCGTCCGGCGACCTCACCGTCCGCATCCCGGACGCCGCCCGCGACGAGCCGGGCCGCGTGCTGGACGCGCTCTCCGGGATGGCCGACCGGCTCTCCGCGGTGGTGGGCGAGGTCCGCGGGGCCTCGGAGGCGATCGCCTCGGCGGCCGAGGAGACGCGCACGGTGGCGGGCGCGCTGGCGGAGGCGTCGAGCGGGCAGGCCTCCGACGTGGCCCGGTCCAGCGAGGCGGTGCGCGAGCTCGTCACCGAGATCGACGGCGCCGCCGCGGAGGCGCGCGCCACCGACCAGCTGGCGCGGCGCGCCGCGGGCGACGCCGGCGAGGGCGCCCAGGCGGTGCGGGAGACGGCGCTCGCGATGCGGGCCATCGCCGAGAAGATCGGCGTGGTGGGCGAGATCGCGTACCAGACCAACCTGCTCGCGCTCAACTCGGCCATCGAGGCGGCCCGCGCCGGCGTGCACGGCCGCGGCTTCGCGGTGGTCGCGACCGAGGTGCGGCGCCTGGCCGAGCGGAGCCGCGTCGCCGCGCAGGAGATCGGGGAGCTGGCCGGCGGCAGCGTGGCCGCGGCGGATCGCGCGGCCGAGCTGATCGCGCGCGCCCTGCCCTCCATCGGCGCCACCAGCGAGCGCGTGCAGCGCATCACCGAGGCCGCCGGCCGGCAGCACCAGGCGGCGCGCGCCATCGGCGAGGTGCTCCACGGGCTCGCCGGCGCGTCGGAGCGCCAGGCGGCCGCCTCGGAGGAGCTGGCCGGCTCGGCCGCCGCGCTCTCCGACAACGCCGAGGAGCTGGCGCGGACGGTGGGCTGGTTCCGGGTGCCCGGGGGGAGCGGCGAGATCGCGCCCGCGCCGGCCTGCGTCGAGCCGCCGCGGCCCGCCGGCCGCCAGGCCGCGTGA
- a CDS encoding NADH:flavin oxidoreductase/NADH oxidase gives MHLFSPLALRSVTLRNRIAASPMCQYSATEGRANDWHFVHLGAFATGGAGLVLVEATGVEARGRISPLDVGLWEDGQIEPLARIVRFAEGQGAAMGIQLAHAGRKASTAAPWDGGGPVAAADGGWQAVAPSALPFTDGHPAPRALDLAGVRGVVDAFAAAARRALAAGFRVVEVHAAHGYLLHQFLSPLTNHRADAYGGSFENRTRLVREVTAAVRAAWPEELPVLVRISATDWAEGGWDADQSVELCRALKGLGVDLVDVSTGGLVPGVKIPAGPGYQTGFAERIRREAGIATGSVGMITSPEQADHVIRSGQADLVLLARELLRDPRFPLRASKALGHEGPWPKQYLRAR, from the coding sequence ATGCACCTCTTCAGCCCGCTCGCGCTCCGCTCCGTCACCCTCCGCAACCGCATCGCCGCCTCGCCCATGTGCCAGTACTCGGCCACCGAGGGCCGGGCGAACGACTGGCACTTCGTCCACCTCGGCGCGTTCGCCACCGGCGGCGCCGGGCTGGTGCTGGTCGAGGCCACCGGCGTGGAGGCGCGCGGCCGCATCTCGCCGCTCGACGTCGGCCTGTGGGAGGACGGCCAGATCGAGCCGCTCGCTCGGATCGTGCGCTTCGCGGAGGGGCAGGGCGCGGCCATGGGGATCCAGCTCGCCCACGCCGGCCGCAAGGCCTCCACCGCCGCCCCGTGGGACGGCGGCGGGCCGGTGGCGGCGGCCGACGGCGGCTGGCAGGCGGTGGCGCCGAGCGCGCTGCCCTTCACCGACGGTCATCCCGCGCCCCGGGCGCTCGACCTCGCCGGCGTCCGCGGCGTGGTGGACGCGTTCGCCGCCGCCGCGCGCCGCGCCCTCGCCGCCGGCTTCCGGGTGGTGGAGGTGCACGCCGCGCACGGCTACCTGCTGCACCAGTTCCTCTCGCCGCTCACCAACCACCGCGCCGACGCGTACGGCGGCAGCTTCGAGAACCGGACGCGGCTGGTGCGCGAGGTCACCGCGGCCGTGCGCGCCGCCTGGCCGGAGGAGCTCCCGGTGCTGGTCCGCATCTCCGCGACGGACTGGGCGGAGGGCGGCTGGGACGCCGACCAGTCGGTGGAGCTGTGCCGCGCGCTGAAGGGGCTCGGGGTGGACCTGGTGGACGTCTCCACCGGCGGCCTGGTCCCGGGCGTGAAGATCCCGGCCGGCCCCGGCTACCAGACCGGCTTCGCCGAGCGGATCCGTCGCGAGGCCGGCATCGCCACCGGGTCGGTCGGCATGATCACCTCGCCCGAGCAGGCGGACCACGTGATCCGCTCCGGCCAGGCCGACCTCGTGCTGCTCGCCCGCGAGCTGCTCCGCGACCCGCGGTTCCCGCTCCGCGCCTCGAAGGCGCTGGGCCACGAGGGGCCGTGGCCGAAGCAGTACCTGCGCGCGAGGTAG
- a CDS encoding nitric-oxide reductase large subunit codes for MPYRAHWIALFVVLAGSFAILGGYAPSIYSSAPPLPDRVIGPGGTTVIDGGAILRGQNVWQSIGGQEVGSVWGHGAYVAPDWTADWLHREANAILDRWARAEGGGRYATLSPERQAALRERLRTMLHENTYSEDARTIRVGPERAAAFEELARHYAAVFRDGVDAYAIPAGALSDPARARDMAAFFWWTAWAAVTDRPGQQVTYTQNWPHDPLVGNRPTGQAVVWSVISFVLLLAGIGALAWYHGGRKEPETVAEELPMRDPLFGLRPTPSQRATVKYFWVAAALLVVQIALGALTAHYGVEGSKLYGFPLAEILPYSVTRTWHTQLGIFWIATAWLATGLYVGPAVSGFEPRGQRLGVNLLFVSLVVIVVGSLAGQWLSVMQRLGGESWYWFGHQGYEYVDLGRFWQIFLFVGLFLWLGLMLRALWPALRRPSATRPLLLLFVLSSLAIALFYGAGLMYGRTTNLAVVEYWRWWVVHLWVEGFFEVFATVVIAFLFVRLGLLHPDKATRATFFSTTVFLAGGIVGTFHHNYFAGTPSSVMALGATFSALEVVPLTLVGLEVWQNIRLTRARTWVSAYRWPIYFFVSVAFWNLVGAGLFGFFINPPIALYYMQGLNTTPVHGHAALFGVYGMLGIGLMLFCLRALRPGAAWKERPMAWSFWLINAGLAMMVMISVLPVGILQTWAAVETGTWWARSAEFMQTPLMNTLRWLRVPGDTVFAAGALVLGWFVLGLATGWSLRRTGRVDEGATDVTEEEAPADAGA; via the coding sequence GTGCCCTATCGTGCCCACTGGATCGCGCTGTTCGTCGTGCTCGCCGGCTCGTTCGCCATCCTGGGCGGCTACGCGCCGAGCATCTACTCGTCCGCGCCGCCGCTGCCGGACCGCGTGATCGGCCCGGGCGGCACGACGGTGATCGACGGCGGCGCCATCCTGCGCGGGCAGAACGTGTGGCAGTCGATCGGCGGCCAGGAGGTCGGCTCGGTGTGGGGGCACGGCGCGTACGTCGCGCCGGACTGGACCGCCGACTGGCTCCACCGCGAGGCGAACGCGATCCTCGACCGGTGGGCGCGGGCGGAGGGCGGGGGCCGGTACGCGACGCTGTCGCCGGAGCGCCAGGCCGCGCTGCGCGAGCGGCTGCGCACCATGCTGCACGAGAACACGTACAGCGAGGACGCCCGCACCATCCGCGTCGGCCCGGAGCGCGCCGCCGCGTTCGAGGAGCTGGCGCGCCACTACGCCGCGGTGTTCCGCGACGGCGTGGACGCGTACGCGATCCCGGCCGGCGCGCTCTCCGACCCGGCGCGGGCGCGCGACATGGCCGCGTTCTTCTGGTGGACGGCCTGGGCCGCGGTCACCGACCGGCCCGGCCAGCAGGTCACGTACACGCAGAACTGGCCGCACGATCCGCTCGTCGGGAACCGCCCCACCGGCCAGGCGGTGGTCTGGAGCGTCATCTCCTTCGTGCTGCTGCTCGCCGGCATCGGCGCGCTGGCCTGGTACCACGGCGGCCGCAAGGAGCCGGAGACCGTCGCGGAGGAGCTGCCCATGCGCGACCCGCTGTTCGGCCTGCGCCCGACGCCGAGCCAGCGCGCCACCGTGAAGTACTTCTGGGTGGCCGCCGCGCTGCTGGTGGTGCAGATCGCGCTCGGCGCGCTCACCGCGCACTACGGCGTGGAGGGCTCGAAGCTGTACGGCTTCCCGCTCGCCGAGATCCTGCCGTACTCGGTGACGCGCACCTGGCACACCCAGCTCGGCATCTTCTGGATCGCCACCGCCTGGCTCGCCACCGGCCTGTACGTCGGACCCGCGGTGTCCGGCTTCGAGCCGCGCGGGCAGCGCCTCGGCGTGAACCTGCTGTTCGTGTCCCTCGTGGTCATCGTGGTCGGCTCGCTGGCGGGGCAGTGGCTCTCGGTGATGCAGCGGCTCGGCGGCGAGAGCTGGTACTGGTTCGGCCACCAGGGCTACGAGTACGTGGACCTGGGGCGCTTCTGGCAGATCTTCCTGTTCGTGGGCCTGTTCCTGTGGCTGGGCCTCATGCTGCGCGCGCTCTGGCCGGCGCTGCGGCGCCCCAGCGCCACCCGGCCGCTGCTGCTCCTGTTCGTCCTCTCCAGCCTCGCCATCGCGCTGTTCTACGGCGCCGGGCTCATGTACGGCCGCACCACCAACCTGGCGGTGGTCGAGTACTGGCGCTGGTGGGTGGTGCACCTGTGGGTCGAGGGCTTCTTCGAGGTGTTCGCCACGGTGGTGATCGCGTTCCTGTTCGTGCGGCTCGGGCTGCTCCACCCGGACAAGGCGACGCGCGCGACGTTCTTCTCCACCACCGTGTTCCTGGCGGGCGGCATCGTGGGCACGTTCCACCACAACTACTTCGCCGGCACGCCGTCGTCGGTGATGGCGCTCGGCGCGACGTTCAGCGCGCTCGAGGTGGTCCCGCTCACGCTGGTCGGGCTGGAGGTCTGGCAGAACATCCGGCTCACCCGGGCGCGGACCTGGGTGAGCGCCTACCGCTGGCCCATCTACTTCTTCGTCTCGGTGGCGTTCTGGAACCTGGTGGGCGCGGGGCTGTTCGGCTTCTTCATCAACCCGCCCATCGCGCTGTACTACATGCAGGGGCTCAACACGACCCCGGTGCACGGCCACGCCGCGCTGTTCGGCGTCTACGGGATGCTGGGCATCGGGCTGATGCTGTTCTGCCTGCGCGCGCTGCGCCCCGGGGCGGCGTGGAAGGAGCGCCCCATGGCCTGGTCGTTCTGGCTCATCAACGCCGGCCTCGCGATGATGGTGATGATCTCGGTGCTGCCGGTCGGCATCCTGCAGACCTGGGCCGCGGTCGAGACCGGCACGTGGTGGGCGCGCAGCGCCGAGTTCATGCAGACGCCGCTCATGAACACGCTGCGCTGGCTGCGCGTGCCCGGCGACACGGTGTTCGCGGCGGGCGCGCTGGTGCTGGGCTGGTTCGTGCTGGGGCTCGCCACCGGCTGGTCGCTGCGCCGCACCGGCCGCGTGGACGAGGGCGCCACCGACGTCACCGAGGAGGAGGCGCCGGCCGACGCCGGCGCCTGA
- a CDS encoding MBL fold metallo-hydrolase, producing MRVGRYEVASLVDARYAVDGGALFGVVPRPLWERQLPADALHRVPLVSRCLVAVDRDAGRVVLVDVGVGDRWDARRLERHAVDRAGVGLDAGLARLGLARDDVTDVLLTHLHLDHAGGLVRLEAGGAPRLAFPRAVHHLQRRAWHWAHSPSEKDAHGFLPEDFEPLERSEQLHLVEGEVQLFPGLDLVVSEGHTAGLQLPRFEGDGSHLVFAGDLIPTHLHLRPAWISAWDVQPLLTLEEKRVLMAEALEDDGVVVFGHDARMAACRLQEAEGQPAFREAVDV from the coding sequence ATGCGCGTCGGCAGGTACGAGGTCGCGAGCCTGGTGGACGCCCGCTACGCGGTGGACGGCGGGGCGCTGTTCGGGGTGGTGCCCCGGCCGCTGTGGGAGCGGCAGCTCCCGGCCGACGCGCTGCACCGCGTGCCGCTCGTGTCCCGGTGCCTGGTGGCGGTGGACCGCGACGCGGGGCGGGTGGTGCTCGTGGACGTCGGCGTCGGCGATCGCTGGGACGCGCGGCGGCTCGAGCGCCACGCCGTGGACCGCGCCGGCGTGGGCCTGGACGCCGGCCTCGCGCGCCTGGGCCTCGCCCGCGACGACGTGACCGACGTGCTCCTCACCCACCTCCACCTCGACCACGCCGGCGGCCTGGTGCGCCTCGAGGCGGGCGGCGCGCCGCGCCTGGCGTTCCCCCGCGCGGTGCACCACCTGCAGCGCCGCGCCTGGCACTGGGCCCACTCGCCGAGCGAGAAGGACGCGCACGGCTTCCTGCCCGAGGACTTCGAGCCGCTGGAGCGGTCGGAGCAGCTGCACCTCGTCGAGGGCGAGGTGCAGCTCTTCCCCGGCCTGGACCTGGTGGTCTCGGAGGGCCACACCGCCGGCCTGCAGCTGCCGCGCTTCGAGGGCGACGGCTCGCACCTCGTGTTCGCGGGCGACCTCATCCCCACCCACCTGCACCTGCGCCCGGCCTGGATCTCGGCCTGGGACGTGCAGCCGCTCCTCACGCTCGAGGAGAAGCGGGTGCTGATGGCCGAGGCGCTCGAGGACGACGGCGTGGTGGTGTTCGGCCACGACGCGCGGATGGCCGCCTGCCGCCTCCAGGAGGCGGAGGGACAGCCCGCGTTCCGGGAGGCGGTGGACGTGTAG
- a CDS encoding class I SAM-dependent rRNA methyltransferase, with the protein MDERKVTITRRGAERIARGHFWIYRTDVEKAPAGAEAGDVVALVDGRGRFLGKAFWSARSKIALRLVTRDEVPVDEAFLAARLADAIALRRRVFAEDRFVRLVHGEADLFPGLVADRYGDVAVVQTLVPATDRRKGLIAELLAGALDLRTVVERNDVRVRELEGLEQVKGVLRGPAPGPLEYREGEVRMRLDVLAGQKTGAFLDQRENHLRAGEYATGRCLDCFSYAGGFALQLARRAERVTAVEMQPVPAGLLRENAALNRAENLEVVEENAFDYLRDRSEEEPAFDLVVLDPPAFAKNKESLPAARRGYKEVNLRALQVLVPGGVLVTASCSYHLSPEMLEELVLDAANDAGRRVQVLERRGAGRDHPELAGVPETRYLKCLFLRVL; encoded by the coding sequence ATGGACGAGCGGAAGGTGACGATCACGCGCCGCGGCGCCGAGCGGATCGCCCGGGGCCACTTCTGGATCTACCGGACCGACGTGGAGAAGGCCCCGGCCGGCGCCGAGGCGGGCGACGTGGTGGCGCTGGTGGACGGGCGCGGGCGGTTCCTGGGCAAGGCGTTCTGGTCGGCGCGCTCCAAGATCGCGCTGCGGCTCGTCACCCGCGACGAGGTGCCGGTGGACGAGGCCTTCCTCGCCGCGCGCCTGGCGGACGCGATCGCGCTGCGCCGCCGCGTCTTCGCGGAGGACCGCTTCGTCCGGCTGGTGCACGGCGAGGCGGACCTGTTCCCCGGCCTGGTGGCGGATCGCTACGGCGACGTGGCGGTGGTGCAGACGCTCGTGCCCGCGACCGACCGGCGCAAGGGGCTCATCGCGGAGCTGCTCGCGGGCGCGCTCGACCTGCGCACCGTGGTGGAGCGCAACGACGTGCGCGTGCGCGAGCTGGAGGGGCTGGAGCAGGTGAAGGGCGTGCTGCGCGGCCCGGCGCCCGGGCCGCTCGAGTACCGCGAGGGCGAGGTCCGGATGAGGCTGGACGTGCTCGCCGGCCAGAAGACCGGCGCGTTCCTCGACCAGCGCGAGAACCACCTGCGCGCGGGCGAGTACGCCACCGGCCGCTGCCTGGACTGCTTCAGCTACGCGGGCGGCTTCGCGCTCCAGCTCGCGCGGCGGGCCGAGCGGGTCACGGCGGTCGAGATGCAGCCGGTGCCGGCGGGGCTCCTGCGCGAGAACGCGGCCCTCAACCGCGCCGAGAACCTGGAGGTCGTCGAGGAGAACGCCTTCGACTACCTGCGCGATCGCTCCGAGGAGGAGCCGGCCTTCGACCTCGTGGTGCTCGACCCGCCCGCGTTCGCGAAGAACAAGGAGTCGCTGCCGGCGGCGCGGCGCGGGTACAAGGAGGTGAACCTCCGCGCGCTCCAGGTGCTGGTGCCCGGCGGCGTCCTCGTGACCGCCTCGTGCAGCTACCACCTCTCCCCGGAGATGCTGGAGGAGCTGGTGCTCGACGCCGCCAACGACGCCGGGCGCCGGGTGCAGGTGCTGGAGCGGCGCGGTGCCGGCCGCGACCACCCCGAGCTCGCGGGCGTGCCGGAGACCCGGTACCTGAAGTGCCTGTTCCTGCGGGTGCTCTGA